In Oharaeibacter diazotrophicus, the genomic window CGGCAAGGCCGCGCCGCAGACGGTGAACGACATCGTCAAGGCCAAGCTCGGCATCGAGTGAGCACCGGCGCGCCGATGCCGGGGGAGGGCGAGCGGAGCGAGTCGGGCGCGGGCGCGGAGCCGCACGCGCTGCTCGCGGGCTCGGTCGAGGCCGAGCCGGCGCCCCCGGCCGCCCGCATCGCCGCGGGCACGCCGGCGTTCCGGCGCCTCAACGCCGGCCTGTTCGCCGCCGGCTTCGCCACCTTCGCGCTGCTCTATTCGGTGCAGCCGTTGCTGCCGCTGTTCGCGGACGAGTTCGGCACCGGCGCCGCCGGCGCCAGCCTCGCACTGTCGCTCTCCACCGGCACGCTCGCCGTCGCGCTCCTGGTGGCGAGTTCGCTGTCGGAGGTCACCGGCCGCAAGCCGGTGATGCTGGCGGCGCTGTTCTCGTCGGCGATCCTCACCCTCGCCGTCGCCCTCGCGGACGACTGGTCCGTGCTCCTGGCGCTGCGCGCCGCGACCGGGCTGGCGCTCTCGGGCCTGCCGGCCGTCGCCATGGCCTTCCTGGTCGACGAGGTCGACCGGCCCGCGGTCGGCCGCGCCATGGGGCTCTACATCGGCGGCAGCGCCATCGGCGGCATGAGCGGGCGGCTGCTGGTCGCCCTCCTCGCCGATCACTTCGGCTGGCGCGTCGCCCTCGGGGTGACCGGCGCGGTCGGGCTCGTCGCCGCCGTGCTGCTCTGGCGGTTCCTGCCGCCGGCCCGCCACTTCGTCGCGCGCCGGCCGGACGTGCCGGCGCTCGCCCGCTCGCTGCTCGCCCATCTCGGCGACCGCGGCCTCGTGCTGCTGTTCGCCGAAGGCTTCCTGCTGATGGGCGCCTTCGTGACGCTCTACAACTACCTCGGCTTCCGCCTGCTCGCGCCGCCCTACGGGCTCGGCCACGGCGCGGTCGGGGCGATCTTCACCACCTACCTCTTCGGCACGGTCGCCTCGGCGTGGATGGGCACGCTGTCGGACCGCTTCTCGCGCCGGCGGGTGCTGCCGGCCTCGATCGCCGTGATGGCCGCCGGCCTCGGCCTGACGATGCTGGCCGATCTCGCGGCGATCGTCGCCGGCGTCGCGCTGTTCACCTTCGGCTTCTTCGGCGCCCATTCGGTCGCCTCCGGCTGGGTCGGCCTCCGGGCCGAGACCGCCAAGGCGCAGGCGTCCTCGCTCTACCTGCTCGCCTATTACGCGGGCTCGAGCCTCGCCGGCACGGCAGGCGGCCTGCTCTGGACCGCCGGGGGCTGGACCGGAGTCGCCGGCTTCGTCGCCGCGCTGACGGCGATGGCGATCGGGGTGTCGTGGCTGCTCGCCCGGACCCCGCCGCCGGCCTGGATGCGGCGCGCCGGCTGACCGATCCGCCGTGCCGGAAAGCATTAACCACCTTCCTTAAGCGTGCCTTAGCCGCGATTGCATAGCGTGCGAGCAACGGGGAAAGCGCGTAGGCCCGGCCCCGCCGGGACGCGCGCCGCCTTCGCCCTTCGCCCGCGGAGCTCTCATGGATCTCGGTACTGTCCTCGGCGTCGTCGGCGGCTTCGGCGTCCTCTACGGAGCCGTGCTGCTCGAGGGCTCGAGCATCGGCATGTTCATGAACCTGCTGGCCACCGTCGTCGTGTTCGGCGGTGCGACCACGGTCGTGCTCGGGCGCTACACGCTGAAGACCTTCCCGCAGGCCTTCTTCGGCGGCATCAAGGACGCCATCCTCTACAAGAGCCACAACGCCATCGATCTCCTCGACGAACTCACCGAGATCGCCGAGGTCGCCCGCAAGCAGGGCCCGCTCGGGCTCGAGAAGGTCGAGATCCACGAGCCCTTCCTGAAGCGCGCGGTGCAGATGATCGCCGACGGTTACTCGGCCGAGACGATCCAGCACGTGCTCGAGCGCGAGCGCGACCTGCAGTACGAGCGCCTGCACATGGCCCACACCTGCTGGGCCAAATACGCCGAGGCCGGTCCGGGCATGGGCATGATCGGCACCATCATCGGTCTCGTGTCGCTGTTCGCCCACATGTCGGACCCCAAGCAGATCGGCCCGGCCATGTCGATCGCGCTCCTGACCACGCTCTACGGCGCCGTCGTCGGCAACGTCATCGCCGGCCCGATCGGCGACAAGCTCGGCAACCGCGCCGCCCACGACGCGGAGATCCAGTCGATGATCATCGACGCGGTGATCCTGATCCGGGAGAACAAGAGCCCCAAGCAGGTGCGCGAGGAACTGCTCGCCTATCTGCCGCTGAAGCACCGCAAGTCCGCCGAGGCGGAGAAGGAAGCCGCCTGATCGGCGCGCGGACCATCCGGGAGGGACGATGTCGGGCGGTGGCAAGAAGAAGGGCGGCGGGGGCGGCGGCGGTCACGGCGGCGGCTGGGTCATCACCTTCGCCGACCTGATGGCGCTCCTGATGGCGCTGTTCGTGATGATCGTGTCCTTCTCGAACCAGGACGAGCAGAAGCTGCACGACGCCGCCGGCTCGATCCGCGACGCCTTCGGCTATCAGGCGATCGCCAAGCCGGCCGGCATCATCGAGCGCAACGGCCTGCCCATCCGCAAGTTCGCCCGCGACACCCAGCCGGTGACGATCGCCGACGCGGTCGAGTTCGCCACCACCTCGAACGACCAGTTCGAGGTGCAGGGACCGGAGGTCAACACCAATCGCTTCGAGAAGTCGGCCGAGAACCGGCCGCGCGAATACCTGACGGCCGCCGCCTCGCTGCGGCAGGCGCTGCAGGACCTGCCGGACTTCGCCGAGATCTCCAAGCAGATCATGGTGTTCGAGGACGAGGACGGCATGCACCTGTCGATCGTCGACCAGGACGGCCGCGCCATGTTCGCCCCGCAGTCGCGCTATCCCAACGAGCGCATGCGCGTCATCCTCGGCCGCATCGCGCCGGTGATCCAGCAGATGCCCGGCCGCCTGAAGGTGGTGGGCCACACCGAGGCCACCGGCGTGCCGGCGAGCCCGGGCGGCCCGGCGTGGCAGCTCTCGTCCGACCGCGCGGTCTCCGTCGCCCAGATCCTCGGCGAATACGGCCTGTCGCCCGACGACCTCGCCGGCGTCACCGGCGTCGCCGACACCGACCCCCTGTTCCCCGACGACCCCTTCCTGTCGTCGAACCGCCGCGTCGAACTGGTACTCCAGCACGAGAAGCCGCCGCTGCCGGGCGACGACCTGTTCTGAGCCGCGACCGCGCATCCCCTCGCCAGCGCCCGGACCGCGGGCTATGACGGGGGCGCTGCGCCCCCGCCACGGGCGCGCCGGGGAGGGACTGGGGACATGGCCGTACGATTTCGCCTCAACGGACACTTCCTGTCGGGTCCGACCTACAAGGTCGGCCTGATGCTGACGCTGTCGGGCGAGCCCTTCGCCTTCAAGATGGTGAATCTGATGGCCGGCGAGCACCGCGGCCCGGACTATCTCGCCAAGGCGCGCTTCGGTCAGATCCCCTGCCTCGAGGACCTCCAGAACGGCCGCCGGCTGGTGCAGTCGGCCGCGATCCTCGACTATCTCGCGGACCGGCTCGGCCGCTTCGGCGGCGCCTCCTACGACGAACGCCTCGAGGCGCGCGAGTGGATGTTCTGGGACTTCGACCGCCTCGCCGCCCCGTTCTACCGCACCCGGATGATCGCGATCGGCTTCGCCAAGGTGCACGAGGAGGTCGCCGCCGACGTGCGCCGCGTCGCGGAGGCCGGCATCGCCACGCTGGAACGCCACCTCGCCGGACGCGACTGGCTGGTCGGCGACCATCCGACCATCGCCGACCTCGACGTCTACGGCGTGCTCGCCTTCGCCGGCGAGGCGAAGATCGATCTCTCCGCCTGGCCGGCCGTGGCCGCCTTCGTCGCCCGCGTCGAGGCGCTGCCGAACTTCGGCCGGCCCGCCGACGTGCTGCCCAAGGCCGACCGGCCGGCCTGACCGCGGCCGTCACGACGGTTTGACCAGTTCGCTGCTTCCGAACAACGGGAATGGGCGCTAGACCTTGCGTGCGGGGCGGTTCGTCCTACCCTGCCGCGAGGTGGTGTCCGGACATCGAAGCCGGGCCGCCGCGCCGATGTCCCGAGGAACGAGGCCGCACCATGACCGTCACCCAGACTGCCCCGATCGAGGTCCACTACTGGCCGACGCCGAACGGCCACAAGATCACCATCCTGCTCGAGGAGCTCGGCGTTCCCTACGAGCTGAAGTTCGTCAACATCTCCAAGGGCGACCAGTTCAAGCCCGAGTTCCTGGCGATCTCGCCGAACAACAAGATGCCCGCGATCGTCGATCCCGAGGGCCCGGACGGCCAGCCGATCGCGGTGTTCGAGTCGGGCGCCATCCTGCAGTATCTCGGCCGCAAGTTCGGCAAGTTCTATCCCGCCGAGGAGCGCGCGCGCGTCGCGGTGGACCAGTGGCTGTTCTGGCAGATGGGCGGCTTCGGTCCGATGCTCGGCCAGTTCCACCACTTCGCGATCTACGCGCCGGAGAAGCTGCCTTACGCGATCGACCGCTACACCAACGAGGCGCATCGGCTCTACGGCGTGCTGGAGAAGCAGTTGCGGGACAACGAATACGTCGCCGGCGACTATTCGATCGCCGACATGGCGATCATCGGCTGGGCCAAGGTCTGGGAGCGCCACCCGGTCACCGCCGAGGAGTTCCCGTCGGTGATCGACTGGGTCAACCGGGTGGTCGCGCGGCCCGCCGTGCAGCGCGCCTACGCCATCCAGACCCCGACGCCGCCGACCAACCTCGCCGACGACAAGGAAGCCCAGAAGGTCCTGTTCGGCCAGCGCGCGCGCTGACGCCCGCACGAGTGTCCGGCGGACGGCGATGCCGCCCGCCGGAGTCCTTCGACCGTCGGCCACGGAAAAATCCTCCGACCCTGCGGCGTGGTGAAGAGACGGTTTCGACGCGCCCCCCGATTCCTGGTCCTGTCCGATGGAAATTGCGCGGAATTCTCCGGAATTCGTGGTTTCCGGGGTGTGAAGATAACGTCGCATTCAAGATTGATTCGTCCAAAATTAAGCGAGACCTTTAGGTCCGCGTTCAATTCCCGGCGCCAACATCGAGACATCTTCGGAACACGAAGAGCCGAGGCGAAAGATCTCGGTGATCAAGAGCAGGGAAGCAAAATCATGGCTCGTCTCGATACCGCTTCGGCGGAAGGAATCGTGGAAGGTCAGGCCGCCACCGGCGACATCCTCTTCCAGCTCGGCGTGATGTACTCGACCGGCCGCACCGTGCCGCTCGACTACGTCGCCGCCCACAAGTGGTTCAACCTCGCCGCCATGCGCGGGTCGTCCGAGGCCGCGCAGCACCGCCGCGAACTCGCCTGCGAGATGTCGCCGAGCGACGTCGCCGCCGCCCAGCGCGAAGCCCGCGAGTGGCTGGCGCGTCATTGACCGCGACGCCGCTGCGCAGCGCAGCTCCAGGGACCTCCAGAGAACCTCCGCGAGACGGCGGCCCGACACCCCGGGGCCGCCGTCTTCGTTTTCGCGGCCGGTAGCCCTCGCGCGCGCCCGGTGCTATTCCCGCCCGACGGACGACGCCGGCAAGGGGACGATCGGATGGACAGGGCTTTCATGGCCGCGCAGACGGCGCGGATGCTTCTCGAGGTGAAGGCGATCCAGTTCAACGCGGAGAAGCCGTTCATCTTCACGTCGGGCTGGGCGAGCCCGGTCTACACCGACTGTCGCAAGCTGATTTCGTTCCCGCGCCTGCGCAAGCGGCTGATGGGTTTCGGCGAGGAGGTCATCCTCTCCGAGATCGGCGCCGAATCGCTCGACGGCGTCGCCGGCGGGGAGACCGCGGGCATCCCCTTCGCCGCGTGGCTGGCGGACCGGCTCGAGCTGCCGATGCTCTACGTCCGCAAGAAGCCCAAGGGCTTCGGCCGCAACGCCCAGATCGAGGGCGACGTGCGCGAGGGCGCCCGGGTGATCCTGGTCGAGGACCTCGCCACCGACGGCCGCTCCAAGCTGGTGTTCACCGACGCCATGCGCGCCGCCGGCCTCGTCGTCGAGCACACCTTCGTCGTGTTCCACTACGGCATCTTCAAGGAGAGCACCGAGGTGCTCGCCGAGCAGGGCATCCGCCTGCACGCGCTCGCCACCTGGTGGGACGTGCTCGCCGAGGCCAAGCGCTCCGGCGCCTTCCCGGCCGCCACCATCGACGCCGTCGAAGCCTTCCTGCACGATCCAGCCGGCTGGTCCGCCGCCCACGGCGGCCGCGCCTCGGTGGACGCCCCGGCCGGCTGACCGGCCGGCCACGCCCCGCGCGGCGCCCTCGGCGGAAAGGCCGAGGGTGGCCGCACGCGAATGAGGTGGCCGCAGCGTCGGGACCCGTTGACGGCGGGCCCCGAAGCGCGGCAGGTGGAATCGGTCGGCGGGGGCCGACTCGGGGGATCGCGCGCCGGCCGTCGCCGCGGCGGCCCCTCGCATCCGTCGGGAGCCGTCATGACGTCAGCCGTCCGCCTTTCCATCCTGGTCGCAACCCTGGCGCTCGCGGGCTGCCAGACCGAGCCCGCGCCCTACGATCCCTATCGCCCGCCGGTGCGCCGCAACGATCCGCCGCCGGTTTACGTGCAGCCGCCGCGCGACCAGTACCGGCCGCCGGTGCAGCCCAACAATCCCTATCGGCCCGGCCCGAACGACGGCTACCAGGGCGGCGGTTACCAGGGTGACGGCTACGTCCGCGGCGGTACGCCGAACCAGCCCGGCTCGCTCTACGCCGGCGGCGGCGACGGCTACGTCCGCGGTGGCGAGCCCGGTTCGCCCGGCTCGCTCTACGGCAACGGTGGCCGCAACGACCCGCCCCGCAACGACGGCGGCTTCGTCAACGGCGGTCGAAACGACGGCGGACGCAACGACGGTCCGGGTGCCGGCCGGGAACCGGCGGCCCCGCGCCTCGGCGGCGCCTGGCGGCTGATGACCACCGGCAGCGGCGTCAACTGCTCGATCCGGCTGTCCCCGGGCGAGGGCGGCACCGGCAGCGTCTCGGCGCCGGCCAACTGCTACAGCTACACGCACCTGAAGAGCTACGAGATGCGCGGGCGCGACCTCGTGCTGGTCGACGCCTTCGGCGGCACCGTCAACCTGCAGCCGTCCGGCGGCTATTGGCAGGGCCGCGGCCGCGACGGCGAGGGCGTCATCCTGCAGCGCTGACCGCGGCGGCGGCGAGGGCAGGGATCACTCCTCCTCCCGGGCCGCCCAGCGCACGTCGGCGGTGTCGGCCGCGGGCCGGCCGACACCGAACAGGCCCTCGGGCCTGAGCACCAGGAACACCACCAGCGCGGCGAGGATCACCACGTCGCGCCACTCCACCGGCAAGGTCGCCGACCAGAACACCTCGGCGAAGCCGATCAGCACCCCGCCCACCGCGGCACCGGGCAGCGATCCGATGCCGCCGAGGAGGGCGGCCGCCAGCGCCTTCAGCCCGACGATGGTGCCGGCGCCGTAGCTGGCGTGGCCGTAGTGCAGCGCCACCATGCCGCCGGCGAGGCCGGCGAGCGCCGCCGACAGCGCGAAGGTCAGCCCGGCCACCCGAGCCGTGTCGACGCCGAGGAGGCGGGCCATCGGGGGGTCGTCGGCGATCGCCCGCCACGCCCGCCCGAAGGCGGTGCGCGTCGCCGCCCACAGCACCACGCCGAGCACGACGACGGCGCCGGCGGTCTCGACCGCCTGCATCGCCGTCATGGTCACCTCGAACGGGCCGCCGATCAGCACGGTCGGCTCGTTCAGCACCTGCTGGATCCAGCGGTCGCGCGAGCCGGCCCACAGCCGCATCGCCTCGGTGAGCACGATCGAGAGGCCGATGGTGGCAATCAGGAACGAGCGGTGGCCGGCGCGCGCGAGCGGGCGGAACACCGCCTCGCCGATCACCGCACCGACGAGGGCGGCATGGGCGAAGGCGGCCACCAGCGTCACCGCGACCACGACCGCCGCGCCGACCGCACCGCCCGCCGCCACCGTGGCGCCGAAGGTGGAGACGGCGGCGACTGCGGCGTAGGAGCCGACGACGGCGATCTCGCCGAAGGCGAGGTTGATGCGGTTGACGAGGCCGTAGACCAGCGCGTAGGCGACCGCCAGGAAGGCGTAGAAGGCCGCCGTCGGCAGGGCGTTGACGCCCTGCTGGACGTAGTAGGCCGGCCGCGCCGGCAGGTCGAAGCCGAGCAGCGGTTCCTCGGTGACACCGGCGAGACGGCGCTCGCCGGCGGCGACGGCGTCGGGCACCGCGAGCCAGAAGCGACTGAGGAACAGGAGCCGCGCCGGTGGCACCGGCTCGCCGTTCACCTCGATGCCGCGCAGTTGCATGCGATCGCCGGCGAGACGTCCGCCGCCGAAGGCGCAGCGCACCACGCCCTCCCGCGGCTCGCCGCCGTCCTCGACCGTGTAGTCGACGCGGATGCCGTGGGCTAGGAGGGGATCGGCCGAGAGCGCGTCGATCACGAGGCGGCCGTCGGGCTCGAAGGCCGGCACCGTGGCGCGGCAGAGCTCGGCCTGTTCGCGGTCGAGCGCTGAGCAGGCCGCGAGCGCGGCGACGACCGCCAGGAGAGCGGCGAGGCCGGCGAGCGCCCGGCCGACCGCGGACGGCGCCCGCCGCACGTCAGCGGCCGGCGGCGAGGCGCTCGGCCACCATCGGCGCGAAATAGGTGAGGATGCCGTCGGCGCCGGCGCGCTTGAAGGCGACGAGGCTTTCGATCATCGCCCGGTCGCCGTCGATCCAGCCGTTGGCGGCGGCGGCCTTGATCATCGCGTATTCGCCGGAGACCTGGTAGGCGAAGGTCGGCACCGCGAAGGTGTCCTTCAGCCGGCGGACGATGTCGAGATAGGGCATGCCCGGCTTGACCATGATCATGTCGGCGCCCTCCTGGAGGTCGAGTTCGGCCTCGCGGACGGCCTCGTCGGTGTTGGCCGGATCCATCTGGTAGGTGCGCTTGTCTCCGACCAGCGTCTTGCTGGTGCCGACGGCGTCGCGGAACGGACCGTAGAAGGCCGAGGCGTACTTGGCGGCGTAGGACATGATCTGCACGCCGGTGAAGCCGGCGCCGTCGAGGGTGCGGCGGATCGCGCCGACGCGGCCGTCCATCATGTCGGAGGGGGCGATCACGTCGGCGCCGGCCTCGGCCTGCACCAGCGCCTGCCGGCAGAGCTGCGCCACCGTCTCGTCGTTGAGGATCTCGTCGCCCGAGAGCAGGCCGTCATGGCCGTGGCTGGTGTAGGGGTCGAGCGCGACGTCGGTGATCACGCCGATGTTCGGCACCGCGGCCTTGATGGCGCGCGCGGCGCGGCAGACGAGATTGTCGGCGTTTAGGGCCTCGGTGCCGGCGTCGTCGCGCAGGTCCGGGTCGGTGTAGGGGAACAGCGCCAGCGCGGGGATGCCGAGCCGGGCGGCACGCTCGGCGTCGCGCACCGCCTCGTCGACGGTCAGCCGCTCGACGCCGGGCATCGAGGCGACCGCATGGCGGCGCTTCTCGCCGTCGACCAGGAAGAGCGGCCAGATCAGGTCGTCCACCGTCAGCGTGTTCTCGCGCACCAGCCGGCGCGACCAGTCGGACCGCCTGAGCCGCCGCATCCGCCGGCCGTTCAGCACGTCGTCCATGTCGGGGACGGCGGGGCGGGTCTGGTCGGGGCGGTGGAAGGTCATCGCTGTCGTCCTCGTCGACGGGGGCCGCCGGGCCGGCGGCGGGGCCGCGACGGCGGGGGGCGTTCGTTCCGACCGCTTCACTACACCCATCGTGCAGCCGAACCGAGGATTTTCTGTCGGCCGCCGCCGTCCGGGTGCGGGCCGGCCGCGTTTGCGCTAAGGGGAGGGACCAGCGAGGACGACGACGGCATGGACGGCGAATCGAACGGGAACCCGGTGGCACCGCCGCGCTTCGACGCGCGGCTGGCGCTCGTCGTCTACGTGCGCATCCTGGCGATGGTGTTCATCGCCTCTGGCCTCCGGCGCTGGGCCGTGGTGCTCGGCCCGCTCGCGCCCGGCGGCGACCTCCTGGCGCTGCCGGTGCCGGTGATCGTCGCCACAGTCTTCTTCGCCGCCTTCGACCTCGTGGCCGCGGTCGGGCTCTGGCTGCTGGCGTCCTGGGGCACCGTCGTCTGGCTGATCTCGGCCCTGACCGAGCTCGCGCTCCACACCGCCTTCCGCGACCTGTTCCCGTTCGAGCCCGGTGTCGTGGTGTTCCACGTGGTCACCGTCGTCATTTATGCGGTGCTGACCATGCTCTACGAGCGTCAGCGCGACATCTGAGGACGCTTTCCAGCGGGAATACTTACCGGGGTCGTACGGTTAACCGACCACCTTCCGAGTCGAGCCGGGAAACGTCGACTCTTTAAGCGAATTTTCAGGCTGTGGTTTAAGCTGATTTTCAAGGCTGTCGGCTAGAGTTCTCGGCAATGTGGACAAAGATCCACGCCTAAGAGCAGGCGACAGAGAGGCATTCCACCATGGCCAACGCCAAGCGCGCGTACGACCTCTACCCCACGGTCGAAGCCGAACAAGGGCTTCAGCCGCTCTATCTCGAGGCGCTTCGGCTGGTCGAGCGGCTCCACCGCCGCCTGCTGGACGTCATCAAGGACGAGTTCGACCGGGCCGGCCGCACCGACGTCAACGCCGTGCAGGCGCTGCTGCTGTTCAACATTGGCGACAGCGAGCTGACCGCCGGCGAACTCCGGACCCGCGGCTATTACCTCGGCTCCAACGTCTCCTACAATCTCAAGAAGCTCGTGGAGATGGGCTACATCCACCACCAGCGCTCGCGCATGGACCGCCGCTCGGTCCGCGTGCGCCTGACCGAGAAGGGCCAGGCGGTCGCGCAGATCGTGGAGAAGCTCTACAACCGCCACATCATGTCGATCGAGACGGTCGGCGGCATCAACCGCGACGACTTCAAGACGCTCAACAAGTCGCTGCAGCGGCTGGAGCGCTTCTGGACGGACCAGATCCTGTACCGTCTGTGACGGGACACGGGGCGCGATCGAAGTCGGAAACGTTCGACTTCGACGCGCTTGCGGACGGGTCGGAGCGAATCCGAACCACCTCGAGAAGGGACGGGCCCCCCGCGGGTCCGTCCCTTCTCTCGTTTCAGCGCGGCGTCACCGTGATCGGCAGGCCGTTCTTGGGGCGCAGCGTCAGGCGGCAGACCGGTTCGACGACGGTGCCTTCGGGGACGCGAACCTTGAAGCGCTGGAGGAGCGTGGCGAGGCACAGGATCGATTCCGACAACCCGAAGGCGAGGCCGGCACAGATGCGCGGGCCGGCCGCGAAGGGCGCGTAGGTGTAGGGCGTCGGCCGGTCGGAGACGAAGCGCTCGGGGCGGAAGTGGTGCGGGCGCGGGAAGTGCGCCGGCGACCGCTGAAGCAGCCACGGCGACACGATGACGAGGCTGGCCGGGCGGACGTCGACGCCCTCGACCCGGTCGGCCGCGCGGGTCTGGCGCGACAGGATCGGCACCGGCGGATAGAGCCGCAGCGTCTCCTCGATGATCGCCCGGCAATAGTCGAGGTGCGGCACTTCGGCGATGGTCGGCGCGCGGTCGCCGCAGACGCGGCGGATCTCCGCGAGCGCGGCGCGCTCGGCCCAGGGCGCGTTCGCGACGAGGTAGAGCGCCCAGGTCAGCGTCGCCGCCGTGGTCTCGTGGCCCGCCATGAAGATGGTGGCGGCCTCGTTGCGCAGCGCGTCGCGGGTGAGGCCGAGTTCGGGGTTGCGGCGCTGGCGCTCGACCAGCGCGTCGACCATCGAGCGGTGGTCGCCCTGGCCCTCGAGATGGGCGGTGACGACGCGGTCGATCACCCCGTGCACCCGCTCGATCGACTTCTGCAGCCGCTTGGTGCGCTTGATCGGCGCGCCGTCGTCCTGGCCGAGGAAATAGGGGTAGTTCACCGAATCGACGTCGGCCTGGAAGTCGGTGAAGCCGCCGATCACCTCGGCGGCCGAGGCGTGGTCGAGGTCGCTGCCGAACACCGAGCGCGAGATGATCACGGCGGTCAGCTCGGCCATCTCGGTCAGGGCGTCGAAGGCCTTGCCCTGCGGGATGCCGGCCCAGCGCTCGACGAACTCGCCGGCGGCGCGCTCCATCACCGGGCCGAACACCGGCAGCCGGTTCTTGTGCATGATGTCGGAGACAAGCGGGCGGCGCTGCTTCCAGGTGTCGCCGTCGGAAATGAACAGGCCGTCGCCGATCAGCAGTTCGAGCGCGCGCCGCATCTGCGGGCTCTTGCGCTCGTAGTTGTCGTTGCGCGTCGCCATCACGTGCTTCACGCCGGCCGGCGAGTTCACCAGCACGATCTGGCGCGTCAGCACGTTCATCGAGTCGACGCGGCTCTGGTAGTCCGCCTGCGAGAAGATCCCGAGCAGGTCCTCGCGCGCGGTCGCGATCAGCGTGACGACGTTCGGCCGTTTGCGGTGCGCCTTGCGGTAGGCCGGCAGGAACCAGTCGGGTCCGCGCTCCTCGCGGATCTCGCTCTTGGCGGCGAACAGGTTCAGCATGGCGTGCTCCGGGCCTCGGCGTATTGCGATGCAATAGCGCCCCGACGGTCCGCTGAGAAGCCGGCGCGATTCGCGGAACGGTGGACGGCGGGTTGCGAGCAGCCGCCATCGTGCCGCAGCTGCGCTCCCCGCATCCGCCTCCGTCCTTCCCGCGAAGAGGCGTGCGGCCCGCCGAACGCCGCGTCCGGTCGGTCCGTGCGGACGTTGGCCGCGGGCGGTCGGGGGGAATAGACTCCATGGTTCCGATCCGGATTCGTTCCGGTCCTTCCCCGTCGTCCCGCGTTCCCCAGAGTTCGATGTCCGCCCAGAGCGCCGCCGCCCCAGAGACCCGTGCCGTGCTCGGCGTCACCCGATCGGCGAGCGGCCGGGCGTGGGCGGACCGGCTCGGCGAGGGGCGGGCGGTGGTCGCCCGCGCCATCGCCCAGCGCCACGGGCTGCCGGACGTGGTGGCGCGTGTGCTCGCCGGCCGCGACGTCGCGGTCGACGACGCGCCGGCCTATCTCGACCCGAGTCTGAGGACCCTGATGCCGGATCCGTCCGGCCTCACCGACATGGACGCCGCCGCCGCGCGGCTCGCCGACGCGGTCGAGCGCGGCGAAAAGGTCGCGATCTTCGGCGACTACGACGTCGACGGCGCCACCTCGTCGGCGCTGCTCGCGCGCTTCCTGCGCGGCTGCGGCCTCGAGCCGGCGGTCTACATCCCCGACCGGCTGATCGACGGCTACGGCCCCAATCCGCGCGCCGTCGCCGACCTCGCCGCCGCCGGCGCGACGCTGCTGGTGACGCTCGACTGCGGCACCCACAGCTTCGAGGCCTTCGACGCCGCCCGCCGCGCCGGGCTCGACGTCGTCGCGCTCGACCATCACCAGGCCGGCGTCGCGCTGCCGAAGGTGGCGGCGCTGGTCAATCCGAACCGTCACGACGACCTCTCCGGCCAGGGCCACCTCGCCGCCGTCGGCGTGACCTATCTCGGCGTCGTCGCGCTCAACCGCGAGCTCCGCCGCCGCGGCTGGTATCGCCGCCGCGGCGAGAAGGAGCCCGACCTCCTGGCTCTGCTCGACCTCGTCGCGCTCGGCACCGTCTGCGACGTGGTGCCGCTCGTCGGGCTCAACCGCGCCTTCGTGGTCCGCGGCCTCGCGGTGATGCGGGCGCGGCGCAACCCCGGCCTCGCCGCGCTCGCCGACGTGGTGCGGCTGTCCGGCCCGCCGACCTGCTACCACCTCGGCTTCCTGATCGGCCCGCGCATCAACGCCGGCGGCCGGATCGGCGACGCCGCCCTCGGCGCCC contains:
- the recJ gene encoding single-stranded-DNA-specific exonuclease RecJ codes for the protein MSAQSAAAPETRAVLGVTRSASGRAWADRLGEGRAVVARAIAQRHGLPDVVARVLAGRDVAVDDAPAYLDPSLRTLMPDPSGLTDMDAAAARLADAVERGEKVAIFGDYDVDGATSSALLARFLRGCGLEPAVYIPDRLIDGYGPNPRAVADLAAAGATLLVTLDCGTHSFEAFDAARRAGLDVVALDHHQAGVALPKVAALVNPNRHDDLSGQGHLAAVGVTYLGVVALNRELRRRGWYRRRGEKEPDLLALLDLVALGTVCDVVPLVGLNRAFVVRGLAVMRARRNPGLAALADVVRLSGPPTCYHLGFLIGPRINAGGRIGDAALGARLLAGDDALAAARIAAELDRLNRERQLLEAAALEEADAMATPQLLERDPAVLVVASADWHPGIVGLVAARLKERHGRPAVAIALGEGGQGTGSCRSIPGVDIGAAVRAAIDAGLLVKGGGHAMAAGLTIDASRVGDLAAFLDDAVRNAVAVSRADDALLVDGAVTAGGATVELVERIERAGPFGSGSPDPVFVLPAHRIAYAETVGAAHVRLSLAGTDGTKLKAMAFRAAGRPLGDFLLGARDRPVHVAGVLGLDHWQGEPRVQLRVVDAAPAGPDAPRRLPNGG